A genome region from Danio aesculapii chromosome 2, fDanAes4.1, whole genome shotgun sequence includes the following:
- the dnajb6a gene encoding dnaJ homolog subfamily B member 6a isoform X4, protein MADYYQVLGVQKTASPDDIKKAYRKLALRWHPDKNPDNKEDADKKFKELSEAYEVLSDANKRNLYDRYGKEGLTPGGGGGGGGREHHFGGGEFTFRNPEDVFREFFGGQDPFADFFDPFADDFFGGRRHHHHHHHHHQRGMSRSRTGGSFFGGFGGFPPFGAGFTSFDAGFTPFGHMGGGFTSFSTSSFGGGGGGGGGGGGGGGMGNFRSVSTSTKFINGRKITTKRIFENGQERVEVEEDGQLKSLTVNGKGQDIGMLDCQRQRKELPDSSSSSSSSSSSHSARHSAQREEQNRTPGKGQKPVFIFGVRLL, encoded by the exons ATGGCTGACTATTACCAGGTTCTAGGAGTGCAAAAAACAGCATCTCCAGATGACATTAAGAAAGC TTACAGAAAACTAGCTCTCAGATGGCATCCAGATAAGAACCCGGATAATAAGGAAGACGCAGATAAGAAGTTTAAGGAGCTTTCAGAGGCTTATGAAGTCCTGTCAGATG CAAACAAAAGGAACTTGTATGATCGATATGGTAAAGAAGGCTTAACACCAGGAGGAG gaggaggaggaggaggaagagagcACCACTTTGGAGGAGGAGAATTCACATTCCGCAATCCAGAGGATGTTTTCAGGGAATTCTTTGGCGGACAAGATCCGTTTGCAGACTTCTTTG ATCCATTTGCTGATGACTTCTTTGGCGGTCGAcggcaccaccaccaccaccaccaccaccatcagcggGGCATGAGCCGGAGCCGGACAGGAGGGTCCTTCTTTGGGGGCTTTGGAGGTTTTCCTCCTTTTGGGGCGGGATTTACATCTTTTGATGCAG GTTTCACTCCCTTTGGGCATATGGGAGGAGGCTTCACTTCATTCTCTACATCTTCATTTGGCGGAGGTGGGGGTGGAGGGGGTGGCGGAGGTGGCGGTGGAGGTATGGGCAACTTCCGCTCTGTGTCAACCTCCACTAAATTTATCAATGGCAGGAAAATTACCACAAAAAG AATCTTTGAGAATGGACAGGAGCGCGTAGAAGTGGAAGAAGACGGACAGTTGAAATCTCTAACCGTAAATG GAAAAGGCCAGGACATAGGCATGCTGGATTGTCAGAGACAGAGGAAGGAGCTCCctgactcctcctcctcctcctcctcttcctcttcctcacaCTCTGCAAGGCATTCAGCTCAGAGAGAGGAGCAAAATAGAACCCCAGGCAAAGGTCAGAAGCCCGTTTTCATATTTGGTGTGAGATTGCTGTAG
- the dnajb6a gene encoding dnaJ homolog subfamily B member 6a isoform X3, with protein MADYYQVLGVQKTASPDDIKKAYRKLALRWHPDKNPDNKEDADKKFKELSEAYEVLSDANKRNLYDRYGKEGLTPGGGGGGREHHFGGGEFTFRNPEDVFREFFGGQDPFADFFGADPFADDFFGGRRHHHHHHHHHQRGMSRSRTGGSFFGGFGGFPPFGAGFTSFDAGFTPFGHMGGGFTSFSTSSFGGGGGGGGGGGGGGGMGNFRSVSTSTKFINGRKITTKRIFENGQERVEVEEDGQLKSLTVNGKGQDIGMLDCQRQRKELPDSSSSSSSSSSSHSARHSAQREEQNRTPGKGQKPVFIFGVRLL; from the exons ATGGCTGACTATTACCAGGTTCTAGGAGTGCAAAAAACAGCATCTCCAGATGACATTAAGAAAGC TTACAGAAAACTAGCTCTCAGATGGCATCCAGATAAGAACCCGGATAATAAGGAAGACGCAGATAAGAAGTTTAAGGAGCTTTCAGAGGCTTATGAAGTCCTGTCAGATG CAAACAAAAGGAACTTGTATGATCGATATGGTAAAGAAGGCTTAACACCAGGAGGAG gaggaggaggaagagagcACCACTTTGGAGGAGGAGAATTCACATTCCGCAATCCAGAGGATGTTTTCAGGGAATTCTTTGGCGGACAAGATCCGTTTGCAGACTTCTTTG GTGCAGATCCATTTGCTGATGACTTCTTTGGCGGTCGAcggcaccaccaccaccaccaccaccaccatcagcggGGCATGAGCCGGAGCCGGACAGGAGGGTCCTTCTTTGGGGGCTTTGGAGGTTTTCCTCCTTTTGGGGCGGGATTTACATCTTTTGATGCAG GTTTCACTCCCTTTGGGCATATGGGAGGAGGCTTCACTTCATTCTCTACATCTTCATTTGGCGGAGGTGGGGGTGGAGGGGGTGGCGGAGGTGGCGGTGGAGGTATGGGCAACTTCCGCTCTGTGTCAACCTCCACTAAATTTATCAATGGCAGGAAAATTACCACAAAAAG AATCTTTGAGAATGGACAGGAGCGCGTAGAAGTGGAAGAAGACGGACAGTTGAAATCTCTAACCGTAAATG GAAAAGGCCAGGACATAGGCATGCTGGATTGTCAGAGACAGAGGAAGGAGCTCCctgactcctcctcctcctcctcctcttcctcttcctcacaCTCTGCAAGGCATTCAGCTCAGAGAGAGGAGCAAAATAGAACCCCAGGCAAAGGTCAGAAGCCCGTTTTCATATTTGGTGTGAGATTGCTGTAG
- the dnajb6a gene encoding dnaJ homolog subfamily B member 6a isoform X7, producing the protein MADYYQVLGVQKTASPDDIKKAYRKLALRWHPDKNPDNKEDADKKFKELSEAYEVLSDANKRNLYDRYGKEGLTPGGGGGGGREHHFGGGEFTFRNPEDVFREFFGGQDPFADFFGADPFADDFFGGRRHHHHHHHHHQRGMSRSRTGGSFFGGFGGFPPFGAGFTSFDAGFTPFGHMGGGFTSFSTSSFGGGGGGGGGGGGGGGMGNFRSVSTSTKFINGRKITTKRIFENGQERVEVEEDGQLKSLTVNGKEQLLRLEHK; encoded by the exons ATGGCTGACTATTACCAGGTTCTAGGAGTGCAAAAAACAGCATCTCCAGATGACATTAAGAAAGC TTACAGAAAACTAGCTCTCAGATGGCATCCAGATAAGAACCCGGATAATAAGGAAGACGCAGATAAGAAGTTTAAGGAGCTTTCAGAGGCTTATGAAGTCCTGTCAGATG CAAACAAAAGGAACTTGTATGATCGATATGGTAAAGAAGGCTTAACACCAGGAGGAG gaggaggaggaggaagagagcACCACTTTGGAGGAGGAGAATTCACATTCCGCAATCCAGAGGATGTTTTCAGGGAATTCTTTGGCGGACAAGATCCGTTTGCAGACTTCTTTG GTGCAGATCCATTTGCTGATGACTTCTTTGGCGGTCGAcggcaccaccaccaccaccaccaccaccatcagcggGGCATGAGCCGGAGCCGGACAGGAGGGTCCTTCTTTGGGGGCTTTGGAGGTTTTCCTCCTTTTGGGGCGGGATTTACATCTTTTGATGCAG GTTTCACTCCCTTTGGGCATATGGGAGGAGGCTTCACTTCATTCTCTACATCTTCATTTGGCGGAGGTGGGGGTGGAGGGGGTGGCGGAGGTGGCGGTGGAGGTATGGGCAACTTCCGCTCTGTGTCAACCTCCACTAAATTTATCAATGGCAGGAAAATTACCACAAAAAG AATCTTTGAGAATGGACAGGAGCGCGTAGAAGTGGAAGAAGACGGACAGTTGAAATCTCTAACCGTAAATGGTAAGGAACAGCTCCTGCGATTGGAACACAAGTAA
- the dnajb6a gene encoding dnaJ homolog subfamily B member 6a isoform X6, which produces MADYYQVLGVQKTASPDDIKKAYRKLALRWHPDKNPDNKEDADKKFKELSEAYEVLSDANKRNLYDRYGKEGLTPGGGGGGGGREHHFGGGEFTFRNPEDVFREFFGGQDPFADFFGADPFADDFFGGRRHHHHHHHHHQRGMSRSRTGGSFFGGFGGFPPFGAGFTSFDAGFTPFGHMGGGFTSFSTSSFGGGGGGGGGGGGGGGMGNFRSVSTSTKFINGRKITTKRIFENGQERVEVEEDGQLKSLTVNGKEQLLRLEHK; this is translated from the exons ATGGCTGACTATTACCAGGTTCTAGGAGTGCAAAAAACAGCATCTCCAGATGACATTAAGAAAGC TTACAGAAAACTAGCTCTCAGATGGCATCCAGATAAGAACCCGGATAATAAGGAAGACGCAGATAAGAAGTTTAAGGAGCTTTCAGAGGCTTATGAAGTCCTGTCAGATG CAAACAAAAGGAACTTGTATGATCGATATGGTAAAGAAGGCTTAACACCAGGAGGAG gaggaggaggaggaggaagagagcACCACTTTGGAGGAGGAGAATTCACATTCCGCAATCCAGAGGATGTTTTCAGGGAATTCTTTGGCGGACAAGATCCGTTTGCAGACTTCTTTG GTGCAGATCCATTTGCTGATGACTTCTTTGGCGGTCGAcggcaccaccaccaccaccaccaccaccatcagcggGGCATGAGCCGGAGCCGGACAGGAGGGTCCTTCTTTGGGGGCTTTGGAGGTTTTCCTCCTTTTGGGGCGGGATTTACATCTTTTGATGCAG GTTTCACTCCCTTTGGGCATATGGGAGGAGGCTTCACTTCATTCTCTACATCTTCATTTGGCGGAGGTGGGGGTGGAGGGGGTGGCGGAGGTGGCGGTGGAGGTATGGGCAACTTCCGCTCTGTGTCAACCTCCACTAAATTTATCAATGGCAGGAAAATTACCACAAAAAG AATCTTTGAGAATGGACAGGAGCGCGTAGAAGTGGAAGAAGACGGACAGTTGAAATCTCTAACCGTAAATGGTAAGGAACAGCTCCTGCGATTGGAACACAAGTAA
- the dnajb6a gene encoding dnaJ homolog subfamily B member 6a isoform X1, producing MADYYQVLGVQKTASPDDIKKAYRKLALRWHPDKNPDNKEDADKKFKELSEAYEVLSDANKRNLYDRYGKEGLTPGGGGGGGGREHHFGGGEFTFRNPEDVFREFFGGQDPFADFFGADPFADDFFGGRRHHHHHHHHHQRGMSRSRTGGSFFGGFGGFPPFGAGFTSFDAGFTPFGHMGGGFTSFSTSSFGGGGGGGGGGGGGGGMGNFRSVSTSTKFINGRKITTKRIFENGQERVEVEEDGQLKSLTVNGKGQDIGMLDCQRQRKELPDSSSSSSSSSSSHSARHSAQREEQNRTPGKGQKPVFIFGVRLL from the exons ATGGCTGACTATTACCAGGTTCTAGGAGTGCAAAAAACAGCATCTCCAGATGACATTAAGAAAGC TTACAGAAAACTAGCTCTCAGATGGCATCCAGATAAGAACCCGGATAATAAGGAAGACGCAGATAAGAAGTTTAAGGAGCTTTCAGAGGCTTATGAAGTCCTGTCAGATG CAAACAAAAGGAACTTGTATGATCGATATGGTAAAGAAGGCTTAACACCAGGAGGAG gaggaggaggaggaggaagagagcACCACTTTGGAGGAGGAGAATTCACATTCCGCAATCCAGAGGATGTTTTCAGGGAATTCTTTGGCGGACAAGATCCGTTTGCAGACTTCTTTG GTGCAGATCCATTTGCTGATGACTTCTTTGGCGGTCGAcggcaccaccaccaccaccaccaccaccatcagcggGGCATGAGCCGGAGCCGGACAGGAGGGTCCTTCTTTGGGGGCTTTGGAGGTTTTCCTCCTTTTGGGGCGGGATTTACATCTTTTGATGCAG GTTTCACTCCCTTTGGGCATATGGGAGGAGGCTTCACTTCATTCTCTACATCTTCATTTGGCGGAGGTGGGGGTGGAGGGGGTGGCGGAGGTGGCGGTGGAGGTATGGGCAACTTCCGCTCTGTGTCAACCTCCACTAAATTTATCAATGGCAGGAAAATTACCACAAAAAG AATCTTTGAGAATGGACAGGAGCGCGTAGAAGTGGAAGAAGACGGACAGTTGAAATCTCTAACCGTAAATG GAAAAGGCCAGGACATAGGCATGCTGGATTGTCAGAGACAGAGGAAGGAGCTCCctgactcctcctcctcctcctcctcttcctcttcctcacaCTCTGCAAGGCATTCAGCTCAGAGAGAGGAGCAAAATAGAACCCCAGGCAAAGGTCAGAAGCCCGTTTTCATATTTGGTGTGAGATTGCTGTAG
- the dnajb6a gene encoding dnaJ homolog subfamily B member 6a isoform X8 encodes MADYYQVLGVQKTASPDDIKKAYRKLALRWHPDKNPDNKEDADKKFKELSEAYEVLSDANKRNLYDRYGKEGLTPGGGGGREHHFGGGEFTFRNPEDVFREFFGGQDPFADFFGADPFADDFFGGRRHHHHHHHHHQRGMSRSRTGGSFFGGFGGFPPFGAGFTSFDAGFTPFGHMGGGFTSFSTSSFGGGGGGGGGGGGGGGMGNFRSVSTSTKFINGRKITTKRIFENGQERVEVEEDGQLKSLTVNGKEQLLRLEHK; translated from the exons ATGGCTGACTATTACCAGGTTCTAGGAGTGCAAAAAACAGCATCTCCAGATGACATTAAGAAAGC TTACAGAAAACTAGCTCTCAGATGGCATCCAGATAAGAACCCGGATAATAAGGAAGACGCAGATAAGAAGTTTAAGGAGCTTTCAGAGGCTTATGAAGTCCTGTCAGATG CAAACAAAAGGAACTTGTATGATCGATATGGTAAAGAAGGCTTAACACCAGGAGGAG gaggaggaagagagcACCACTTTGGAGGAGGAGAATTCACATTCCGCAATCCAGAGGATGTTTTCAGGGAATTCTTTGGCGGACAAGATCCGTTTGCAGACTTCTTTG GTGCAGATCCATTTGCTGATGACTTCTTTGGCGGTCGAcggcaccaccaccaccaccaccaccaccatcagcggGGCATGAGCCGGAGCCGGACAGGAGGGTCCTTCTTTGGGGGCTTTGGAGGTTTTCCTCCTTTTGGGGCGGGATTTACATCTTTTGATGCAG GTTTCACTCCCTTTGGGCATATGGGAGGAGGCTTCACTTCATTCTCTACATCTTCATTTGGCGGAGGTGGGGGTGGAGGGGGTGGCGGAGGTGGCGGTGGAGGTATGGGCAACTTCCGCTCTGTGTCAACCTCCACTAAATTTATCAATGGCAGGAAAATTACCACAAAAAG AATCTTTGAGAATGGACAGGAGCGCGTAGAAGTGGAAGAAGACGGACAGTTGAAATCTCTAACCGTAAATGGTAAGGAACAGCTCCTGCGATTGGAACACAAGTAA
- the dnajb6a gene encoding dnaJ homolog subfamily B member 6a isoform X2, which translates to MADYYQVLGVQKTASPDDIKKAYRKLALRWHPDKNPDNKEDADKKFKELSEAYEVLSDANKRNLYDRYGKEGLTPGGGGGGGREHHFGGGEFTFRNPEDVFREFFGGQDPFADFFGADPFADDFFGGRRHHHHHHHHHQRGMSRSRTGGSFFGGFGGFPPFGAGFTSFDAGFTPFGHMGGGFTSFSTSSFGGGGGGGGGGGGGGGMGNFRSVSTSTKFINGRKITTKRIFENGQERVEVEEDGQLKSLTVNGKGQDIGMLDCQRQRKELPDSSSSSSSSSSSHSARHSAQREEQNRTPGKGQKPVFIFGVRLL; encoded by the exons ATGGCTGACTATTACCAGGTTCTAGGAGTGCAAAAAACAGCATCTCCAGATGACATTAAGAAAGC TTACAGAAAACTAGCTCTCAGATGGCATCCAGATAAGAACCCGGATAATAAGGAAGACGCAGATAAGAAGTTTAAGGAGCTTTCAGAGGCTTATGAAGTCCTGTCAGATG CAAACAAAAGGAACTTGTATGATCGATATGGTAAAGAAGGCTTAACACCAGGAGGAG gaggaggaggaggaagagagcACCACTTTGGAGGAGGAGAATTCACATTCCGCAATCCAGAGGATGTTTTCAGGGAATTCTTTGGCGGACAAGATCCGTTTGCAGACTTCTTTG GTGCAGATCCATTTGCTGATGACTTCTTTGGCGGTCGAcggcaccaccaccaccaccaccaccaccatcagcggGGCATGAGCCGGAGCCGGACAGGAGGGTCCTTCTTTGGGGGCTTTGGAGGTTTTCCTCCTTTTGGGGCGGGATTTACATCTTTTGATGCAG GTTTCACTCCCTTTGGGCATATGGGAGGAGGCTTCACTTCATTCTCTACATCTTCATTTGGCGGAGGTGGGGGTGGAGGGGGTGGCGGAGGTGGCGGTGGAGGTATGGGCAACTTCCGCTCTGTGTCAACCTCCACTAAATTTATCAATGGCAGGAAAATTACCACAAAAAG AATCTTTGAGAATGGACAGGAGCGCGTAGAAGTGGAAGAAGACGGACAGTTGAAATCTCTAACCGTAAATG GAAAAGGCCAGGACATAGGCATGCTGGATTGTCAGAGACAGAGGAAGGAGCTCCctgactcctcctcctcctcctcctcttcctcttcctcacaCTCTGCAAGGCATTCAGCTCAGAGAGAGGAGCAAAATAGAACCCCAGGCAAAGGTCAGAAGCCCGTTTTCATATTTGGTGTGAGATTGCTGTAG
- the dnajb6a gene encoding dnaJ homolog subfamily B member 6a isoform X5 — protein sequence MADYYQVLGVQKTASPDDIKKAYRKLALRWHPDKNPDNKEDADKKFKELSEAYEVLSDANKRNLYDRYGKEGLTPGGGGGREHHFGGGEFTFRNPEDVFREFFGGQDPFADFFGADPFADDFFGGRRHHHHHHHHHQRGMSRSRTGGSFFGGFGGFPPFGAGFTSFDAGFTPFGHMGGGFTSFSTSSFGGGGGGGGGGGGGGGMGNFRSVSTSTKFINGRKITTKRIFENGQERVEVEEDGQLKSLTVNGKGQDIGMLDCQRQRKELPDSSSSSSSSSSSHSARHSAQREEQNRTPGKGQKPVFIFGVRLL from the exons ATGGCTGACTATTACCAGGTTCTAGGAGTGCAAAAAACAGCATCTCCAGATGACATTAAGAAAGC TTACAGAAAACTAGCTCTCAGATGGCATCCAGATAAGAACCCGGATAATAAGGAAGACGCAGATAAGAAGTTTAAGGAGCTTTCAGAGGCTTATGAAGTCCTGTCAGATG CAAACAAAAGGAACTTGTATGATCGATATGGTAAAGAAGGCTTAACACCAGGAGGAG gaggaggaagagagcACCACTTTGGAGGAGGAGAATTCACATTCCGCAATCCAGAGGATGTTTTCAGGGAATTCTTTGGCGGACAAGATCCGTTTGCAGACTTCTTTG GTGCAGATCCATTTGCTGATGACTTCTTTGGCGGTCGAcggcaccaccaccaccaccaccaccaccatcagcggGGCATGAGCCGGAGCCGGACAGGAGGGTCCTTCTTTGGGGGCTTTGGAGGTTTTCCTCCTTTTGGGGCGGGATTTACATCTTTTGATGCAG GTTTCACTCCCTTTGGGCATATGGGAGGAGGCTTCACTTCATTCTCTACATCTTCATTTGGCGGAGGTGGGGGTGGAGGGGGTGGCGGAGGTGGCGGTGGAGGTATGGGCAACTTCCGCTCTGTGTCAACCTCCACTAAATTTATCAATGGCAGGAAAATTACCACAAAAAG AATCTTTGAGAATGGACAGGAGCGCGTAGAAGTGGAAGAAGACGGACAGTTGAAATCTCTAACCGTAAATG GAAAAGGCCAGGACATAGGCATGCTGGATTGTCAGAGACAGAGGAAGGAGCTCCctgactcctcctcctcctcctcctcttcctcttcctcacaCTCTGCAAGGCATTCAGCTCAGAGAGAGGAGCAAAATAGAACCCCAGGCAAAGGTCAGAAGCCCGTTTTCATATTTGGTGTGAGATTGCTGTAG